The bacterium sequence GCCGTAGTCGTCCACCGAATGAACAGAAGAAAGGTTCGAAAATATGCCTGGAAAAAGAATTGTATTGGCCGCGGCTGCGGCTGTGGTGGGAATCGGTTGTGCGGCGTTGATGTTGGGGGGGTGTCAAACGCTTGTTGATCAGCCGGCGGCGGCCACAATTGATTTCAAGCTACAGGAACCCGGCCGGGTCTCGCTGGCGGTGTACGATGCAGGCGGGCGCCAGGTCCGCACCCTGTTCAATGCCGACCC is a genomic window containing:
- a CDS encoding FlgD immunoglobulin-like domain containing protein, which produces MPGKRIVLAAAAAVVGIGCAALMLGGCQTLVDQPAAATIDFKLQEPGRVSLAVYDAGGRQVRTLFNADPQEKGRHAVSWDGLDRDGKPLPAGEYTWKLLESQGLQAEYLMALGTSTGLNHWPGQHNGPVSIAC